The genomic interval ACTCGTCGCCGCGTTCGGCGTCAGCCTGGTCGTGCTCAGGGCGGCCGGGGCTCTGGACGCCGTCGGAGTGCTCGCGGCGCTCGCGGCCACCGCCTCCATGTCCGCCGGCACCGTGCTGACCAAGCGCTGGGGCCGCCCCGAGGGTGTCGGCCCGCTCGCCCTCACCGCCTGGCAGCTCACCGCCGGCGGCCTGCTCATCGCGCCGCTCGCCCTCCTCGTCGAGGGCGCCCCGCCCGCGCTCGACGGGCGCGCGGTCGGCGGCTATCTCTACCTCGCGCTGGCGAACACGGCGGTGGCGTACTGGCTCTGGTTCCGCGGCATCGGCCGCCTGACCGCCACCCAGGTCACCTTCCTCGGCCCGCTGTCCCCGCTGACCGCCGCGGTCGTCGGCTGGGCGGCGCTGGGACAGGCGCTGACGCCGGTGCAGCTGGCGGGCATGGCGCTGGCCTTCGGCGCGACGGTGGCGGGGCAGCTGGGGGTACGGCAGCCCAGGGTCGGCCGGACGTTCGGTCCCGCCGGTGGGAAGGGGGCGGCGGAGGCGCTGCGGGGCGTGCCGAGGGCGTTGTAACGTCACCCCGTCCCGCGTTACGCAACTCCCGGAGGACCCGTGGACGCAGGCAACTGTCCGGTGTGCGGGAAGCCCCTTCCCGCACGGGCCGGCCGTACCGGACGCGGCTCCCTCTACTGCTCCGCCGCCTGCCGGCAGAAGGCCTACCGGGAACGGCGCCGGCCCGGGGGCCTCACTGTGCAGGGGCTCATCGACGACATCGGGCGGCAGGCGGGGCTGCTGGCGCCGCAGCCCGCGGCCGCCCTCTACTCGACCGTCACCGAACTCTCGGAATCCGTCGCACAGTTGAGGCGGGTGGCCCGCACGGTACGCGACACCACGCAGGATGCCGGGGACTCGGCGGCTCCCGGAGATTCCGTAACGGCAACGCCCGTGACGCAACTCACCGAAACCGAGTTCGGCGCCCTCAGCGAGCAGTACCGCCGGGAGATCCAGGTGCACTGCTACCGCATGACGGGGTCGTACGACGAGGCCGAGGACCTGGTGCAGGAGACCTTCCTGCGGGCCTGGCGGGCGCGGGACGGATTTCAGGGGCGGGCGAGCGCGCGGACCTGGCTGTACCGGATCGCCACCAACGCCAGCCTGGACCTGCTGCGCCGGACCGCGCGCCGCCCGCAACGGTACGAACCGCTGCCGGGCATGAACCACGGCCACGGGGAACCGCCCACCCGTATCACCTGGTTGCAGCCCTACCCGGACGACGAGACGCCCCTCACCGAGGAGCACGAGCAGCCCGAGTCCGCCGCGGTCTCCCGCGAGACCCTGGAGCTCGTCCTCCTCGCCGCGATCCAGCATCTGCCCCCGCGTCAACGGGCCGCACTCGTCCTGCGCGACGCCCTCGGGCTGACCGCCGCCGAGACCGCCGAGGCCCTGGAGACCAGCGTGGCCTCCGTCAACAGCGCACTCCAGCGGGCCCGGCCCACCCTGCGCGCACACCTGCCCCGGGAGCGCTCGGACTGGCGGGCCACCGTGCCCACGGAGGGCCAACAGGCCGTACTGGACCGGTACATGGCCGCCGTCGGACGTCTCGACTTCGCGGCCATGGCCGAGCTCCTCACCGAGGACGTCACCCTCACCATGCCGCCGAACCCGTTCTGGTTCGTCGGCAGGGACGCCATCATCGACTTCGTGCGGGTCAGCCTCGATCCCGCCTCCCCGATGTTCCTCGGGCACTGGCGCAGCCTGCCCACCCGGGCCAACGGCCAGCAGGCGGCGGCGCACTACGTCCGCAGGCCGGGTACGAGCGTCTACCGGGCCCAGGTGCTGGACGTCCTGCGCTTCACCGACCAGGGCCACGGCGACCGCATCGCGGAGATCACCTCCTTCGAGCCGCACCTCTTCCCCGCGTTCGGACTTCCGCTGCGGCTGTGACGATGAGCGCCGAGAGAGTCGTACGTCTGCATGGATGTCACGTACGCACCACTTCCAAGGAGTCACCATGCTGCTCACCGACAAGACCGCGATCGTCTACGGCGCCGGCGGTTCCATCGGCGGGGCCGTCGCCCGGGCCTTCGCCGAGCAGGGTGCGAGGGTCCACCTCGTCGGCCGTACCCGCACGACCCTGGAGGCGGTGGCCGCGGACATCAAGGACGCCGAGGTGGCCGTCGTGGACGCGCTGGACGAGGCGGCCGTGGAGGCGCACGCCGAGCAGGTCGGGGACATCGACATCTCCGTCAACCTGGTCAC from Streptomyces sp. CC0208 carries:
- a CDS encoding EamA family transporter, translated to MRKPTTNRPATILLTALAPVSWGTTYAVTTEFLPADRPLFTGMMRALPAGLVLLGLARVLPRGVWWGKAAVLGALNIGAFFPLLFLSAYRLPGGMAAVVGSVGPLIVVGLSAVLLGQRPTARSVLTGLVAAFGVSLVVLRAAGALDAVGVLAALAATASMSAGTVLTKRWGRPEGVGPLALTAWQLTAGGLLIAPLALLVEGAPPALDGRAVGGYLYLALANTAVAYWLWFRGIGRLTATQVTFLGPLSPLTAAVVGWAALGQALTPVQLAGMALAFGATVAGQLGVRQPRVGRTFGPAGGKGAAEALRGVPRAL
- a CDS encoding sigma-70 family RNA polymerase sigma factor; its protein translation is MDAGNCPVCGKPLPARAGRTGRGSLYCSAACRQKAYRERRRPGGLTVQGLIDDIGRQAGLLAPQPAAALYSTVTELSESVAQLRRVARTVRDTTQDAGDSAAPGDSVTATPVTQLTETEFGALSEQYRREIQVHCYRMTGSYDEAEDLVQETFLRAWRARDGFQGRASARTWLYRIATNASLDLLRRTARRPQRYEPLPGMNHGHGEPPTRITWLQPYPDDETPLTEEHEQPESAAVSRETLELVLLAAIQHLPPRQRAALVLRDALGLTAAETAEALETSVASVNSALQRARPTLRAHLPRERSDWRATVPTEGQQAVLDRYMAAVGRLDFAAMAELLTEDVTLTMPPNPFWFVGRDAIIDFVRVSLDPASPMFLGHWRSLPTRANGQQAAAHYVRRPGTSVYRAQVLDVLRFTDQGHGDRIAEITSFEPHLFPAFGLPLRL